In the genome of Siniperca chuatsi isolate FFG_IHB_CAS linkage group LG17, ASM2008510v1, whole genome shotgun sequence, one region contains:
- the LOC122864192 gene encoding natural killer cells antigen CD94-like isoform X2 yields the protein MSSNIYEDPNLNMNVRYCKGVREDGGEKVERVVDIYEGAATFTDHRGDLSTHDGGAHAQTHLPAVHRNPFGAAALVLGLLCLLLVGGVTVLYKLYISIILENKQLHIYKASYENLSNSYCQLQEKESQTRRNITEWKRFRCSCYYKSTEMKNWTDSRRDCQNRGADLVIINNKEEQEFVSELNEHGASWIGLQSVKTKHWEWKWEWVDTSRPTYLAWQVDVNVNPVDGLTAYINLQGTWTHTNNGSNRWICEKPIY from the exons ATGTCTTCCAACATCTATGAAGACCCAaatttgaatatgaatgtgaGATACTGCAAAGGAGTCAGAGAGGACGGTGGTGAGAAAGTGGAGAGAGTGGTCGACATCTACGAGGGTGCAGCCACTTTCACAGACCATCGAGGGGATCTTTCGACGCACGATGGAG GAGCACACGCTCAAACGCATCTTCCAGCTGTCCACAGAAACCCATTCGGAGCTGCTGCACTGGTTCTGGGCCTACTGTGTCTCCTGCTAGTAGGAGGAGTCACTGTCCTGTACAAACTCT ATATTTCCATCATTTTGGAAAACAAGCAGCTCCACATTTATAAGGCCAGTTATGAAAACCTGAGCAACAGTTACTGCCAGTTACAGGAAAAAGAAAGCCAGACACGGAGGAACATCAcag AATGGAAGAGATTTCGATGTAGTTGTTACTACAAATCCACTGAGATGAAAAACTGGACCGACAGCAGGAGAGACTGTCAGAACAGAGGAGCAGATCTGGtgataataaacaacaaagagGAACAG GAATTTGTCAGCGAGCTGAATGAACATGGAGCTTCCTGGATCGGTCTGCAGTCAGTGAAAACAAAGCATTGGGAATGGAAATGGGAATGGGTGGACACATCAAGACCAACGTATCT GGCCTGGCAGGTAGACGTGAATGTAAATCCTGTGGACGGGTTAACAGCATATATTAATCTGCAGGGAACATGGACACACACCAACAATGGATCCAATCGATGGATCTGTGAGAAACCTATCTACTGA
- the LOC122864192 gene encoding natural killer cells antigen CD94-like isoform X1: MSSNIYEDPNLNMNVRYCKGVREDGGEKVERVVDIYEGAATFTDHRGDLSTHDGVGAHAQTHLPAVHRNPFGAAALVLGLLCLLLVGGVTVLYKLYISIILENKQLHIYKASYENLSNSYCQLQEKESQTRRNITEWKRFRCSCYYKSTEMKNWTDSRRDCQNRGADLVIINNKEEQEFVSELNEHGASWIGLQSVKTKHWEWKWEWVDTSRPTYLAWQVDVNVNPVDGLTAYINLQGTWTHTNNGSNRWICEKPIY; encoded by the exons ATGTCTTCCAACATCTATGAAGACCCAaatttgaatatgaatgtgaGATACTGCAAAGGAGTCAGAGAGGACGGTGGTGAGAAAGTGGAGAGAGTGGTCGACATCTACGAGGGTGCAGCCACTTTCACAGACCATCGAGGGGATCTTTCGACGCACGATGGAG TAGGAGCACACGCTCAAACGCATCTTCCAGCTGTCCACAGAAACCCATTCGGAGCTGCTGCACTGGTTCTGGGCCTACTGTGTCTCCTGCTAGTAGGAGGAGTCACTGTCCTGTACAAACTCT ATATTTCCATCATTTTGGAAAACAAGCAGCTCCACATTTATAAGGCCAGTTATGAAAACCTGAGCAACAGTTACTGCCAGTTACAGGAAAAAGAAAGCCAGACACGGAGGAACATCAcag AATGGAAGAGATTTCGATGTAGTTGTTACTACAAATCCACTGAGATGAAAAACTGGACCGACAGCAGGAGAGACTGTCAGAACAGAGGAGCAGATCTGGtgataataaacaacaaagagGAACAG GAATTTGTCAGCGAGCTGAATGAACATGGAGCTTCCTGGATCGGTCTGCAGTCAGTGAAAACAAAGCATTGGGAATGGAAATGGGAATGGGTGGACACATCAAGACCAACGTATCT GGCCTGGCAGGTAGACGTGAATGTAAATCCTGTGGACGGGTTAACAGCATATATTAATCTGCAGGGAACATGGACACACACCAACAATGGATCCAATCGATGGATCTGTGAGAAACCTATCTACTGA
- the LOC122864188 gene encoding C-type lectin domain family 12 member B-like isoform X4 codes for MSSDIYAKPNFSKKVRYNRKVQEDKAEWKEREVDIYESAEALRDDHTDFHSEGGAHTEKPPAAVQRKPFRAAALCLGVLCFLMITGIIFFFIQYMSVTLEKDELQTRYDRLSDSCSQLQGKISDMAVNNSQLRDEVKQLKDKIEGKRCPEGWTRFGCSCYFKSNEKKTWPDSRSDCRKKGADLVTINNEEERVLGNRIARPALGPVPVRCSILQSTRTMDTKKLLF; via the exons ATGTCCTCAGATATTTATGCCAAACCAAATTTCTCAAAGAAGGTGAGATACAACAGAAAGGTGCAAGAAGACAAAGCAGAGTGGAAGGAAAGAGAAGTTGATATCTACGAGAGCGCAGAAGCTCTCCGGGATGATCACACTGATTTTCACTCAGAAGGAG GAGCGCACACTGAGAAGCCTCCTGCAGCCGTCCAAAGAAAGCCTTTCAGAGCTGCTGCGTTATGTCTTGGAGTGCTGTGCTTTCTGATGATAACTGGaatcatcttcttcttcataCAGT ATATGTCAGTCACTTTGGAAAAAGACGAGCTGCAGACCAGATACGACAGACTGAGCGACAGCTGCAGCCAGCTCCAGGGAAAGATTTCAG aCATGGCAGTCAACA ACAGCCAGTTACGGGATGAAGTGAAGCAGCTGAAGGACAAAATTGAAG GGAAGCGGTGTCCTGAAGGATGGACGAGATTTGGATGCAGCTGTTACTTTAAATCCAATGAGAAGAAAACTTGGCCTGACAGCAGATCTGACTGTCGGAAGAAAGGAGCAGATCTGGTGACCATAAACAACGAAGAGGAACgg GTTCTGGGCAACAGGATCGCCAGACCAGCGCTGGGACCAGTACCAGTACGCTGCAGCATACTGCAATCAACAAGGACGATGGACACTAAGAAATTATTATTCTGA
- the LOC122864188 gene encoding C-type lectin domain family 12 member B-like isoform X2: MSSDIYAKPNFSKKVRYNRKVQEDKAEWKEREVDIYESAEALRDDHTDFHSEGGAHTEKPPAAVQRKPFRAAALCLGVLCFLMITGIIFFFIQFTLEKDELQTRYDRLSDSCSQLQGKISDMAVNNNQLQRSYETLSTNHSQLRDEVKQLKDKIEGKRCPEGWTRFRRSCYFKSNEKKSWPDSRSDCRNKGADLVSINNEEEQVSVFVTECGILDVSASDRSRVFLTCCQSASCLDPVTFICPFGLPSAPDLFWATGSPDQRWDQYQYAAAYCNQQGRWTLRNYYSDLKNWICEKQMSCIL, from the exons ATGTCCTCAGATATTTATGCCAAACCAAATTTCTCAAAGAAGGTGAGATACAACAGAAAGGTGCAAGAAGACAAAGCAGAGTGGAAGGAAAGAGAAGTTGATATCTACGAGAGCGCAGAAGCTCTCCGGGATGATCACACTGATTTTCACTCAGAAGGAG GAGCGCACACTGAGAAGCCTCCTGCAGCCGTCCAAAGAAAGCCTTTCAGAGCTGCTGCGTTATGTCTTGGAGTGCTGTGCTTTCTGATGATAACTGGaatcatcttcttcttcataCAGT TCACTTTGGAAAAAGACGAGCTGCAGACCAGATACGACAGACTGAGCGACAGCTGCAGCCAGCTCCAGGGAAAGATTTCAG aCATGGCAGTCAACAACAACCAGTTACAGAGGAGTTACGAAACACTGAGTACAAATCACAGCCAGTTACGGGATGAAGTGAAGCAGCTGAAGGACAAAATTGAAG GGAAGCGGTGTCCTGAAGGATGGACGAGATTTAGACGCAGCTGTTACTTTAAATCCAATGAGAAGAAAAGTTGGCCTGACAGCAGATCTGACTGTCGGAACAAAGGAGCAGATCTGGTGAGCATAAACAACGAAGAGGAAcaggtgagtgtgtttgttacTGAGTGTGGGATCTTAGACGTATCTGCCAGTGATCGGTCACgtgtgtttctgacctgctgccaGTCTGCTTCCTGTCTCGACCCTGTCACATTTATTTGTCCGTTTGGTCTGCCTTCAGCTCCCGACCT GTTCTGGGCAACAGGATCGCCAGACCAGCGCTGGGACCAGTACCAGTACGCTGCAGCATACTGCAATCAACAAGGACGATGGACACTAAGAAATTATTATTCTGATCTTAAGAACTGGATCTGTGAGAAACAGATGTCCTGCATTCTCTGA
- the LOC122864188 gene encoding C-type lectin domain family 12 member B-like isoform X1 translates to MSSDIYAKPNFSKKVRYNRKVQEDKAEWKEREVDIYESAEALRDDHTDFHSEGGAHTEKPPAAVQRKPFRAAALCLGVLCFLMITGIIFFFIQYMSVTLEKDELQTRYDRLSDSCSQLQGKISDMAVNNNQLQRSYETLSTNHSQLRDEVKQLKDKIEGKRCPEGWTRFRRSCYFKSNEKKSWPDSRSDCRNKGADLVSINNEEEQVSVFVTECGILDVSASDRSRVFLTCCQSASCLDPVTFICPFGLPSAPDLFWATGSPDQRWDQYQYAAAYCNQQGRWTLRNYYSDLKNWICEKQMSCIL, encoded by the exons ATGTCCTCAGATATTTATGCCAAACCAAATTTCTCAAAGAAGGTGAGATACAACAGAAAGGTGCAAGAAGACAAAGCAGAGTGGAAGGAAAGAGAAGTTGATATCTACGAGAGCGCAGAAGCTCTCCGGGATGATCACACTGATTTTCACTCAGAAGGAG GAGCGCACACTGAGAAGCCTCCTGCAGCCGTCCAAAGAAAGCCTTTCAGAGCTGCTGCGTTATGTCTTGGAGTGCTGTGCTTTCTGATGATAACTGGaatcatcttcttcttcataCAGT ATATGTCAGTCACTTTGGAAAAAGACGAGCTGCAGACCAGATACGACAGACTGAGCGACAGCTGCAGCCAGCTCCAGGGAAAGATTTCAG aCATGGCAGTCAACAACAACCAGTTACAGAGGAGTTACGAAACACTGAGTACAAATCACAGCCAGTTACGGGATGAAGTGAAGCAGCTGAAGGACAAAATTGAAG GGAAGCGGTGTCCTGAAGGATGGACGAGATTTAGACGCAGCTGTTACTTTAAATCCAATGAGAAGAAAAGTTGGCCTGACAGCAGATCTGACTGTCGGAACAAAGGAGCAGATCTGGTGAGCATAAACAACGAAGAGGAAcaggtgagtgtgtttgttacTGAGTGTGGGATCTTAGACGTATCTGCCAGTGATCGGTCACgtgtgtttctgacctgctgccaGTCTGCTTCCTGTCTCGACCCTGTCACATTTATTTGTCCGTTTGGTCTGCCTTCAGCTCCCGACCT GTTCTGGGCAACAGGATCGCCAGACCAGCGCTGGGACCAGTACCAGTACGCTGCAGCATACTGCAATCAACAAGGACGATGGACACTAAGAAATTATTATTCTGATCTTAAGAACTGGATCTGTGAGAAACAGATGTCCTGCATTCTCTGA
- the LOC122864188 gene encoding CD209 antigen-like protein C isoform X3, giving the protein MSSDIYAKPNFSKKVRYNRKVQEDKAEWKEREVDIYESAEALRDDHTDFHSEGGAHTEKPPAAVQRKPFRAAALCLGVLCFLMITGIIFFFIQYMSVTLEKDELQTRYDRLSDSCSQLQGKISDMAVNNNQLQRSYETLSTNHSQLRDEVKQLKDKIEGKRCPEGWTRFRRSCYFKSNEKKSWPDSRSDCRNKGADLVSINNEEEQNFVKELKVNGESWIGLRKIYTQTGGAWVWEWVDGSPLTETFWATGSPDQRWDQYQYAAAYCNQQGRWTLRNYYSDLKNWICEKQMSCIL; this is encoded by the exons ATGTCCTCAGATATTTATGCCAAACCAAATTTCTCAAAGAAGGTGAGATACAACAGAAAGGTGCAAGAAGACAAAGCAGAGTGGAAGGAAAGAGAAGTTGATATCTACGAGAGCGCAGAAGCTCTCCGGGATGATCACACTGATTTTCACTCAGAAGGAG GAGCGCACACTGAGAAGCCTCCTGCAGCCGTCCAAAGAAAGCCTTTCAGAGCTGCTGCGTTATGTCTTGGAGTGCTGTGCTTTCTGATGATAACTGGaatcatcttcttcttcataCAGT ATATGTCAGTCACTTTGGAAAAAGACGAGCTGCAGACCAGATACGACAGACTGAGCGACAGCTGCAGCCAGCTCCAGGGAAAGATTTCAG aCATGGCAGTCAACAACAACCAGTTACAGAGGAGTTACGAAACACTGAGTACAAATCACAGCCAGTTACGGGATGAAGTGAAGCAGCTGAAGGACAAAATTGAAG GGAAGCGGTGTCCTGAAGGATGGACGAGATTTAGACGCAGCTGTTACTTTAAATCCAATGAGAAGAAAAGTTGGCCTGACAGCAGATCTGACTGTCGGAACAAAGGAGCAGATCTGGTGAGCATAAACAACGAAGAGGAAcag AACTTTGTCAAAGAGCTGAAGGTGAATGGAGAGTCCTGGATTGGTCTACggaaaatatatacacaaacaggAGGGGCATGGGTATGGGAATGGGTGGACGGATCACCGCTGACAGAAAC GTTCTGGGCAACAGGATCGCCAGACCAGCGCTGGGACCAGTACCAGTACGCTGCAGCATACTGCAATCAACAAGGACGATGGACACTAAGAAATTATTATTCTGATCTTAAGAACTGGATCTGTGAGAAACAGATGTCCTGCATTCTCTGA